Proteins encoded by one window of Nocardia goodfellowii:
- a CDS encoding T4 family baseplate hub assembly chaperone, with amino-acid sequence MTMMDTPPVVTAEPPRPLRGGREVELRLPVGFCDEHGQVHRSITLRKMTGRDEALLADPANQRNGGRLVTALLASCIVRLGDLPNFGRRDVDALYSVDRNYLLIALRSLTFGDELAAAYTCPACGERFETTEHLDDLPTRMLAEGELPEDIQVELRDGYLDQDGTAHTTMTLRLARGDDESAAAPQMRKNASLGKNALLARCLRGLGEMPAHRMEALGTKIFADLTLGDRRLIDKAFNEAAPGIDLVRELDCPACGHEIRASLDMTNFLAPE; translated from the coding sequence CGCTGCGCGGCGGACGGGAGGTGGAGCTACGCCTGCCCGTCGGCTTCTGCGACGAACACGGTCAGGTGCATCGGAGCATCACCCTGCGCAAGATGACCGGGCGCGACGAGGCGCTGCTGGCCGATCCGGCCAATCAGCGCAACGGCGGCCGGCTGGTCACCGCGCTCCTGGCCAGCTGCATCGTGCGCCTGGGCGACCTGCCGAACTTCGGTCGCCGCGATGTCGACGCGCTCTACTCGGTGGACCGCAACTATCTGCTGATCGCCTTGCGGTCGTTGACCTTCGGCGACGAACTGGCGGCGGCCTATACCTGCCCGGCCTGCGGTGAGCGATTCGAGACGACCGAGCACCTCGACGATCTGCCCACCCGGATGCTGGCCGAGGGCGAACTACCCGAGGACATCCAGGTCGAGCTGCGCGACGGCTACCTCGACCAGGACGGGACGGCGCACACCACGATGACGCTGCGGCTGGCGCGCGGCGACGACGAGTCCGCGGCCGCGCCGCAGATGCGCAAGAACGCCTCGCTCGGGAAGAACGCGCTGCTGGCCCGCTGCCTGCGCGGGCTGGGTGAGATGCCGGCGCATCGGATGGAGGCGCTGGGCACCAAGATCTTCGCCGATCTCACCCTGGGTGATCGGCGGCTGATCGACAAGGCATTCAACGAGGCCGCACCCGGCATCGACCTGGTGCGCGAATTGGATTGCCCGGCCTGTGGTCACGAGATCCGGGCGAGCTTGGACATGACGAATTTTTTAGCTCCGGAGTGA